One genomic window of Sphingobacterium oryzagri includes the following:
- a CDS encoding SusC/RagA family TonB-linked outer membrane protein: MNRFKTKKNYIPPEGRGIVYLRYLTFFSFLVLFFYAPSVFSQQRVNVVGIVKDSISGLPNITIRVVNEKSQTTSSDNLGRFNLNVDRDAVLDFLATGMKPYRINLSDRQVVNMKIDLEIRLDYIDTQIEEIAITGFGGTQRKESLVSAITTVNVKDLRTPSSNLTNALAGRVAGMISFQNSGEPGMGTDNSTFYIRGLSSTGTGKVDPLILIDGVESAPTDLARLQPDDIENFSVLRDAAASSIYGARGANGVVLINTKRGREGVTQFFFRAENRLSSNTRNLQFSDNISYMRIANEAALTRTPNAIEPYSENKILSTIAGEDPFLFPNNDWTDLMIKNYTMNQGFNLNISGGTQRARFYVAGTYNIDNGILKTDPINNFNSNIRLSNYSLRSNVDIRLTQSTDLAVTLYGQFDDYSGPLFGGAHHFANAMRANPVLFPVQYPAEFLPYAKHTLFGSAQGLTSDMGLTNELFLNPYAEMVKGYRTFKTANLMPQLELKQDLSGWVPGLRARVMGYLRRTSDFAVQRQFKPFYYFPVVDPQTGNYTISPFNHGQAGSVGPVGTEYLNFAGSPRNVGARTWIEGTINYGHNFSQKHDVGASLIGYLNNYENPNETTLIRALPGRNIGVSGRFTYGYEGRYMAEFNFGYNGSERFHKDYRFGFFPSGGIAWRVSEEKFFKPLKAVVDNLKLRATYGMSGNDQIAGVDQRFFYMSQINMNSGLYRADFGRGDGAPTFGVDGIAIERYANPRITWETSTQLNVGVDMNIKRFEIIADLFHKKVDNILQRISALDNTAGLMSSMWTNYGRSETKGFDMQFSYFNPISTNWTFGLRGTATYSVSNISRSDELPFDESLRHLSVVGQSISQGYGLIAERLFIDDAEVANSPVQFGDRNLRAGDIKYRDINQDGVVNEFDYVPIGHNQQPQLIFGLGGTFSYKKIDFGFFFQGSALYSFFIDPQAMQPFRRYLPAVPDTDRMLAETRLIRAIENDYWSETNQNPYAFWPRLSTFDVPSNQRPSTWWMRNGSFIRLKNIEAGYNFGELKRLRVKSARLYFSAQNLFVISSFKLWDPEMRGNGLGYPLQSLYNFGGTISF; the protein is encoded by the coding sequence ATGAACCGATTTAAAACCAAAAAAAATTACATTCCTCCAGAGGGTAGGGGGATTGTTTACCTGAGGTATCTCACCTTCTTTTCCTTTCTTGTTCTTTTTTTCTACGCTCCATCAGTTTTCTCGCAGCAGAGAGTAAACGTAGTAGGGATCGTGAAAGATTCCATTTCTGGACTACCTAATATTACCATACGTGTTGTAAATGAAAAATCGCAAACAACCTCGTCCGATAACCTTGGAAGATTTAACCTTAATGTTGACAGAGATGCAGTGCTTGATTTTTTGGCTACAGGTATGAAGCCTTATCGAATAAATCTTAGTGACCGTCAGGTGGTAAATATGAAGATCGATCTGGAAATCAGATTAGATTATATAGACACACAGATAGAAGAGATAGCAATTACAGGTTTTGGGGGAACCCAACGTAAGGAAAGTCTTGTGAGCGCGATTACTACCGTAAATGTGAAGGATCTGCGGACACCTTCTTCAAATCTTACAAATGCGCTTGCAGGAAGAGTCGCCGGTATGATCTCGTTTCAGAATAGCGGAGAACCAGGTATGGGTACAGATAACTCTACATTTTACATACGGGGTTTGTCAAGTACAGGTACAGGAAAAGTTGATCCGCTGATTTTAATTGACGGAGTAGAATCTGCACCGACAGATTTGGCGAGATTACAACCAGACGACATAGAAAATTTTTCAGTTTTACGCGATGCTGCCGCTTCATCCATTTATGGCGCTCGAGGAGCGAATGGAGTCGTTTTGATTAATACGAAAAGGGGAAGGGAGGGTGTCACACAATTTTTTTTCCGTGCAGAAAATAGACTCTCCTCAAACACACGTAATCTGCAGTTTTCGGACAACATATCGTACATGCGAATTGCAAATGAAGCTGCCTTAACACGCACCCCAAATGCTATTGAGCCTTATTCGGAAAATAAAATCTTATCAACGATCGCTGGTGAAGATCCCTTTCTGTTTCCCAATAATGATTGGACAGATTTAATGATCAAAAATTATACGATGAATCAAGGTTTCAACTTGAACATTAGTGGTGGAACACAACGCGCACGCTTTTACGTAGCCGGTACATACAATATAGATAATGGAATACTAAAAACTGACCCGATAAATAATTTCAATTCCAACATACGCTTGAGCAATTATTCGCTTCGCTCTAATGTGGATATCAGGTTGACGCAAAGCACTGATTTAGCCGTTACACTATATGGCCAGTTTGATGATTATTCCGGACCACTATTTGGTGGGGCACATCATTTTGCCAATGCGATGCGGGCAAATCCTGTTCTTTTTCCGGTACAGTACCCCGCAGAGTTTTTGCCGTATGCAAAACATACCTTGTTCGGCAGTGCGCAAGGATTAACAAGTGATATGGGCTTGACTAATGAGTTGTTTTTGAACCCATATGCCGAAATGGTTAAAGGCTACAGAACTTTTAAGACCGCTAACCTTATGCCTCAACTTGAATTGAAGCAGGATCTAAGTGGATGGGTGCCAGGTTTACGTGCCAGAGTCATGGGCTATTTAAGACGGACATCGGACTTTGCTGTACAGCGCCAGTTCAAACCATTTTATTATTTCCCGGTCGTTGACCCTCAAACCGGTAACTATACAATTTCACCATTCAATCACGGACAGGCCGGATCTGTCGGCCCCGTAGGTACCGAATATCTAAACTTTGCAGGCTCTCCACGTAATGTCGGTGCTAGAACGTGGATTGAGGGTACAATCAATTATGGACATAACTTTTCCCAAAAGCATGATGTAGGGGCATCACTGATAGGATATCTCAACAATTACGAAAATCCAAATGAAACAACGTTAATTCGTGCGCTGCCCGGTAGGAATATCGGTGTGTCAGGTCGATTTACATACGGATATGAGGGTCGCTATATGGCAGAGTTTAATTTCGGATACAATGGATCGGAACGTTTTCACAAAGATTATCGATTCGGATTTTTTCCCTCGGGAGGTATCGCATGGCGGGTCTCAGAAGAGAAGTTTTTTAAACCTCTCAAGGCAGTAGTAGATAATTTAAAGTTGCGAGCAACGTATGGTATGTCTGGAAATGATCAGATAGCAGGTGTAGATCAACGCTTCTTTTATATGTCTCAAATCAATATGAACAGCGGCCTTTACCGAGCAGATTTTGGAAGAGGCGATGGTGCTCCTACGTTCGGGGTAGATGGAATTGCCATAGAGCGTTATGCCAATCCTAGGATAACTTGGGAGACTTCTACGCAACTCAATGTAGGCGTAGATATGAATATAAAGCGATTCGAAATTATTGCAGATTTGTTCCACAAAAAAGTTGATAATATTTTACAGCGAATCAGCGCATTAGATAATACAGCAGGTCTCATGTCCAGTATGTGGACTAACTATGGTCGTTCCGAAACTAAGGGTTTTGATATGCAATTCAGCTATTTTAATCCAATATCAACTAATTGGACTTTTGGACTAAGAGGAACGGCAACTTACTCTGTTTCTAACATTTCGCGCAGCGATGAGCTTCCGTTTGATGAATCGCTCAGACATTTATCGGTTGTTGGTCAGTCTATTAGTCAAGGTTACGGCCTGATCGCCGAACGCCTATTTATTGACGACGCGGAAGTGGCAAACTCGCCCGTACAGTTTGGCGATCGTAACTTACGTGCTGGTGACATTAAGTATCGGGACATTAATCAGGATGGAGTAGTAAACGAGTTTGATTATGTTCCAATCGGACATAACCAACAGCCGCAATTGATTTTTGGTCTGGGTGGTACGTTCAGTTATAAAAAAATTGATTTCGGATTTTTCTTCCAAGGATCAGCACTGTATTCATTCTTCATTGACCCGCAAGCGATGCAACCCTTTAGACGTTACCTGCCTGCTGTCCCCGATACTGATAGAATGTTAGCAGAGACAAGACTGATTCGTGCCATTGAAAATGATTACTGGTCCGAAACAAATCAAAACCCATATGCTTTTTGGCCTCGATTGAGCACCTTCGATGTACCTTCCAATCAACGTCCCTCCACTTGGTGGATGCGTAATGGTAGTTTTATTCGCCTCAAAAATATTGAGGCTGGTTACAACTTTGGAGAACTCAAAAGACTGAGAGTTAAAAGCGCCAGACTATACTTTTCAGCACAAAATTTATTTGTCATAAGTAGTTTCAAACTTTGGGATCCAGAAATGCGTGGCAATGGTCTCGGTTACCCATTGCAATCGCTTTACAACTTTGGAGGTACGATCAGTTTTTAA
- a CDS encoding DUF4959 domain-containing protein, translating into MKNVIINLSWAAMVMVVTLSLFSCEEPVEFRDHFGEDNGAPSMISDIKVENLPGKARITYTLPKSKNLLYVKADYIMGNGKPGTAQASYYQDSLILSGFSDETEKEVSIYTVSRGEVRSEPIVVTVKPLEPPYKKVFESLKIIDAFGGYNLTAQNPDQDNLAIMVMFKNPQNAFEVNNRRSVFTRNAKIESKIRGMEAKNTQMQVYVRDNWGNSSDTLDLAVTPIFEQEIPKSNFKAFRLPGDAPDWPGTQVAYAWDGRTGWPWTIFTHQANGGSNPHMVTIDLGVSAKLSRVYIRPYPEGDRWFFLTTMKRFEIWGATNPNLNGSLDDSWNLIGSYELTKPSGLPYGSDSPTDRVLAAAGFNWDIDLNAAKVRYIRIRCLENFAGGTALSVNEMGVFGTLE; encoded by the coding sequence ATGAAAAATGTAATTATAAACCTATCATGGGCAGCAATGGTGATGGTCGTGACGCTGTCCTTGTTTTCATGCGAAGAACCCGTTGAATTTAGGGATCATTTTGGCGAAGATAACGGAGCTCCGTCAATGATTTCCGATATAAAAGTGGAGAATCTTCCAGGTAAAGCAAGAATCACATATACCTTGCCAAAGAGCAAAAATCTGCTTTATGTTAAAGCGGATTACATTATGGGGAATGGTAAGCCGGGTACTGCGCAAGCTTCATACTACCAGGATTCGTTGATATTAAGCGGCTTTTCCGACGAAACAGAAAAAGAAGTATCCATATACACGGTAAGTAGAGGTGAGGTAAGGTCGGAGCCTATAGTTGTTACGGTGAAGCCTTTAGAGCCACCATACAAGAAGGTGTTTGAAAGTTTAAAGATTATCGATGCTTTCGGTGGTTATAACCTTACTGCTCAAAATCCCGACCAGGACAATTTGGCTATTATGGTGATGTTTAAGAATCCCCAAAATGCTTTTGAAGTAAATAATAGACGGAGTGTGTTTACCCGAAATGCTAAAATTGAATCTAAAATTAGGGGAATGGAGGCAAAAAATACACAAATGCAGGTTTATGTTAGAGACAATTGGGGAAATAGCTCAGATACTTTGGATCTAGCTGTAACGCCAATTTTCGAACAAGAAATTCCAAAATCCAATTTTAAAGCTTTTCGCTTACCCGGCGATGCCCCCGACTGGCCGGGAACGCAAGTTGCCTACGCATGGGATGGCCGAACTGGATGGCCCTGGACTATTTTTACTCATCAGGCTAACGGGGGCAGTAATCCTCATATGGTAACCATAGACCTAGGTGTTTCGGCAAAATTAAGCCGCGTGTATATCCGCCCGTATCCCGAAGGTGATCGATGGTTTTTCCTGACAACTATGAAAAGGTTTGAAATATGGGGAGCTACAAACCCTAACCTGAATGGAAGTCTTGACGACTCTTGGAATCTGATAGGAAGTTACGAATTGACTAAGCCCTCCGGCTTACCGTATGGATCCGACAGTCCTACCGATAGAGTACTAGCAGCTGCCGGCTTTAATTGGGATATCGATTTAAATGCAGCAAAAGTGCGTTATATAAGGATACGATGTCTCGAAAATTTTGCAGGTGGTACTGCCTTGAGTGTAAATGAAATGGGGGTTTTTGGAACATTAGAATAA
- a CDS encoding RagB/SusD family nutrient uptake outer membrane protein, which yields MKKIIIYRNILILATLQLLGACNKYLDIVPDNVPEIDRAFNLRIEAQKFLFTCYSYLPRNGDGALNAGLMAGDEIWLPQDDQSRWHTSFRIAQGQQNVNDVLFEEWGGWNKGNFGGSPAADRKYFQGLRNCNIFLANIARVPDMSEDEKQRWIGEVEFLKAYYHFYLMRFYGPIPIIDVSVPENAGPDELRLDRKPFDQCVEFTSNLLDRAAEKLPLNVPDENSELGRATKPIALAIKARLLATAASPLFNGNPDYSDVMDKDGVHLFNTTYDPNKWVRAKNAAKEAIDIAEQAGARLYVYTNDVFRLSDVTKVQLNIRNAVTERFGAETIWGLSMSQFTNQANCMPPLTRGNLNERGRLQGIWSVPIKIVRQFYSKNGVPINEDKHIDFSNEFQIRAATQAEGFNIEPGYRTARINFDREPRFYANLAFDGGIWYMRNDANQSSDVNSFYVQSKNAERAGFGDFQNYSETGYFVKKLVNWRSTMHMGSNGQWLLYPWPEIRLADIYLLYAEALVESGGSTEEALVYVDRIRNRAGLQGVIQSWKENSKNPTKYTTKNGLIDIIRQERMNELAFEGQRFWDLRRWKLAVDKLNENITGLNIRGRTTEAYNIERVIFTQTFIAPRDYLWPIKEWELMRNKKLTQNPGW from the coding sequence ATGAAAAAGATAATTATATACCGCAATATATTGATCCTTGCTACCCTTCAACTTCTAGGAGCATGTAATAAATACCTTGATATTGTCCCTGATAACGTTCCGGAGATAGATAGGGCCTTCAATCTACGTATCGAAGCCCAGAAGTTTCTTTTTACATGCTACTCGTATCTTCCACGAAATGGAGATGGTGCATTAAACGCTGGGCTGATGGCCGGCGATGAGATATGGCTACCTCAGGATGATCAATCCAGATGGCACACCTCTTTTAGGATTGCGCAAGGGCAACAAAACGTTAATGATGTATTATTTGAAGAATGGGGCGGCTGGAATAAAGGAAACTTTGGAGGCAGTCCTGCAGCCGATCGTAAATACTTTCAGGGGCTACGTAATTGCAATATTTTTTTGGCTAATATCGCGCGTGTTCCCGACATGAGCGAAGATGAAAAACAACGATGGATTGGCGAGGTGGAATTTTTAAAAGCTTACTACCATTTTTATCTTATGCGCTTTTACGGACCCATTCCAATAATAGATGTAAGTGTCCCAGAAAACGCTGGGCCTGATGAACTACGCCTAGATAGAAAACCCTTTGATCAGTGTGTTGAATTTACGAGTAACTTGCTGGATCGTGCTGCAGAGAAACTTCCATTGAATGTTCCAGATGAAAATAGCGAACTTGGTAGGGCAACCAAGCCTATAGCGCTCGCCATCAAAGCGCGCTTACTAGCCACGGCCGCCAGTCCTCTTTTTAATGGTAATCCAGACTATAGCGATGTGATGGATAAAGATGGAGTACATTTGTTTAACACTACGTATGATCCAAACAAATGGGTGCGGGCTAAAAATGCGGCTAAAGAAGCAATTGATATTGCGGAACAGGCAGGAGCCAGACTTTATGTGTACACGAATGACGTATTTAGATTAAGCGATGTGACCAAAGTTCAACTAAATATCAGGAATGCTGTCACGGAAAGATTTGGCGCAGAAACTATTTGGGGCCTTTCAATGAGCCAATTTACTAATCAGGCAAATTGTATGCCTCCGCTAACGCGTGGTAATCTCAATGAGCGTGGACGATTGCAGGGAATCTGGAGCGTCCCAATTAAGATTGTCAGACAATTTTATTCAAAAAATGGTGTTCCAATTAACGAAGATAAGCATATTGATTTTTCAAACGAATTCCAGATTAGGGCAGCAACCCAGGCTGAAGGATTCAACATAGAGCCAGGCTATCGGACTGCTAGGATAAATTTTGATAGAGAACCCAGATTTTACGCAAATTTAGCATTTGACGGGGGAATCTGGTATATGCGCAATGATGCGAACCAAAGTTCTGATGTAAACTCTTTTTATGTACAATCCAAGAATGCAGAACGTGCTGGATTTGGAGACTTTCAAAATTATAGTGAAACAGGGTATTTCGTAAAGAAATTGGTTAACTGGCGTTCCACTATGCATATGGGAAGCAATGGACAATGGCTTTTGTACCCGTGGCCGGAAATTCGATTGGCAGATATTTATCTTCTTTATGCGGAGGCTTTAGTAGAGTCAGGCGGTAGCACCGAGGAAGCACTTGTTTATGTTGATCGTATCCGCAACCGTGCTGGTCTTCAAGGTGTCATTCAATCTTGGAAAGAGAACTCGAAAAATCCGACCAAATATACCACAAAGAATGGTTTAATTGACATAATAAGACAGGAGCGGATGAACGAGCTGGCCTTCGAAGGTCAACGATTTTGGGATCTACGACGATGGAAACTTGCGGTGGATAAACTTAATGAGAACATTACAGGCCTTAACATTCGGGGAAGAACAACCGAAGCTTACAATATTGAGCGAGTGATATTTACGCAGACTTTTATTGCGCCTCGCGACTACCTTTGGCCGATCAAGGAATGGGAACTTATGCGAAATAAAAAGCTAACGCAAAACCCGGGTTGGTAA
- a CDS encoding DUF4998 domain-containing protein: MKNKNTSKILVYMTTLLVVLLCGCSDQTKWDDFKKYIEDGQISYTGKLDSVKIYSGRDRVKFRARVPADPKVVKVAISWNKGLSRKDYDVNMETLRKEWIEKDSTGRPVLDLFTSVPEGVHSFTLTTFDADGRQSVPVYITGRSYGQRYQQAIANKVVNNVTRLAPNADLQINWFAFDKSLGAEGIEFDYLDQEGKRVLLKDFSIDAERVVVPKFTKDASTMKYRTIFRPNRHAIDTFYTESVTLNIPKF; encoded by the coding sequence ATGAAAAATAAAAATACGTCGAAAATTCTTGTATATATGACTACGCTGCTTGTCGTTTTGCTTTGTGGATGTAGCGACCAAACGAAATGGGATGATTTTAAGAAATATATAGAAGATGGACAGATCAGCTATACCGGAAAATTGGATTCGGTGAAGATTTATTCGGGAAGGGATCGAGTGAAATTTAGGGCACGTGTACCGGCCGATCCAAAAGTTGTTAAAGTCGCCATTTCCTGGAACAAGGGTTTAAGTAGGAAGGATTACGATGTCAATATGGAGACTTTACGTAAAGAATGGATCGAAAAAGACTCGACAGGAAGACCCGTTCTAGATTTGTTTACCTCGGTTCCCGAGGGCGTTCATAGTTTCACTTTGACAACTTTCGATGCCGATGGTCGGCAATCAGTTCCTGTCTATATAACGGGCAGATCCTACGGGCAACGTTATCAACAGGCTATAGCCAACAAGGTGGTAAACAATGTAACGAGATTAGCACCTAATGCCGATCTGCAGATCAATTGGTTCGCCTTTGACAAGTCATTAGGCGCTGAGGGCATCGAGTTTGATTACCTCGACCAGGAAGGAAAACGAGTACTACTCAAAGATTTTTCAATTGATGCGGAACGTGTGGTTGTTCCCAAGTTTACCAAGGACGCGTCAACAATGAAGTATCGAACCATTTTTAGACCCAACCGTCATGCAATCGATACTTTTTACACGGAATCGGTAACCTTGAATATACCAAAATTTTAA